ttcAACCCGTGATGGGATCATATTTGACACAATCATTGGTGATAATTGAGTTCTTCTctgaaacattttaaaaaaacataaaagctaatagttaaaatatatgtgGTAATGATCTTCCAAAATGcacaattattattataaggtcttataaatataaaagttgaaATAGATACTGCTATGACATACTTTCTCCAGCAATGAGCAAATCATTAGTACTACATACTACCTTATAAAATAACTGATAACTCTAATAAACAAACAAGTTAGCAAAAGAGTTTCATGCAGTTACCTTAATGGTTACACATAGATGAAGGTCTCCATTCTCTTTAAGTTTGTTCAGAGAAGATGTTACTTGACAATCATTCCTAATAAATGCTGGAAGAAGCTCTTTCGTACCAAGGTTTAATTTTGAAGGTGAAGCATAGCTAAGATTTACACTGTTTCTGTTGCCATCAATTCCAAAATCTTCTAAAACAGCCACAATCAAATCATTGTAGCTGATATATTCATGAATCATACTAAAATAGGATCCTTGTTGATCATCCACTTTGAAATCCTAGTGAATTCCATTTATTAGTTTCCATTCTCCACATATAGAACATATTTCGATCATCATAACCTGATTATAAGAACATGGGGATTAGAGAAGGAATGATCAACAAGatatatcaaaaagaaaaatacataacaCTATGTTCTTCATCGATAaaaatttataaggttttataaatctGAGATTTGGAAACTTCATGAGAAAAACTTCGCCTCCTTCCCAGAAACCGATCGATTTTGAGAAACCAAGCAAAAATTACGGAAGAGAGACAAAAATCACTATCTGTTATCCTCTGACCTTTGTTACGCGTTCGTAAAGAGAGATTGTTATGTTCGTTTGAGCTTGTAGTCTTCGCCAAATCTCTTCGGACGTCAAAGTCGTCGAATCATCAAATCTCGccggggaaatcgccggagtcGTCGAATCTCCCCGGAATCGTCGAATCTCTCGCTGGAGTCGTGGATCAATTTTggaattttgaaaattcttcTCGGAGAAGACATATGTTTATGTTTGATTAGATAAGAGTATAATTGTACTTTacccattaaaattttaatggtaaagtTGGTTagtgtaaagttgaaaagtgATATTAgaaaagtggtattagtggAAATTTCCCTTTTTATTTAGTGAATTAAATACTTCGCTTACAATACATGTAAAAAGAACCGATAGTACCgataaacttttatttaaggagtTTCTACGCTAACCAAACTTAGTTGGGAGGTTCTAGCACTAAAGATTCAAAAACggtaaaattataataaataaaatttatagaatcatcaattcaaacaaaatataCACTACATACAATAATACAATTTGGTATTATTTCCTCAATTACATATTTTTGGGATCCGAACGGAATCCAATTTCTAATGTATAAATATCTGAATGAGGCTTAAACACTAGCTTTCGAAAACCCAAGACAAATGAATTCCTAAGACGAAATTGTGGCATGTCTCAGTCTCACTTGATAAGTAACAGGTGAGTCACTTTTGAGATATGGATGTTAAAACTGTAAATTCATAGATTTGGACTTAGCATACCAAATATAAATTTAGCCCTCATATGTAACAAACATGGTACCTAAAACACCTAAATATATAAAGCAATGTTCTTATTTAAGAAGATTTATGTATGTGATTCATGCCCACAAGCACCATCCATAAGACAATTTATCTGGTCAACTAATTTGGCCACATCATCTATCGTATGATCTACTCATCACCATCCGGTTGATAAATATCTTCAAGATCTTAGATGAATCATAATTTGAAGAATTAGATGTTTTTTTGCCAGAAAATAATTCTTGAGAATGATGTATATTAGCATTATGATGTTTAAGAACTTGTTTTCAAGTGTTTTATGAACTCGATTTTTAAGAACAAGTAAAAAATGCAACATGTTCGCAACATTTTAAGAACCAAAAATAGTTAAAAGTTCAAATAGATCATAGGTAAGCTAAGTTAGGTTGAGTTCAGTCGATTCTTCTGTTTTTATGGTCGTTGTGGTGGCATATTGGGTGGCTTATACATTGGCCATAGGCGATAGcttacatttttgttgttttttttgttttgcactCTGAcatttcattttaagaattcATTTATCTTGATTTTTCGAAAGCATGAACTTAAAACTACTcagatatttataatatatataaaacttcgGTTTCTGTTCGGATAAAAAAACttgtaatttagaaaataataccAAACTGTATTATTGTAGTGTGGATTCTTAAAGCAAATAcatcttatttatttacataatttgtttgaaattttttaaaaaataattttattatttttagataattttattgaattttttgaatttttaatgcTAAAATGCCCATCTAAGTTAGGTTAGCGTAAAATAccataaactaaatatttactgATAGCATTAGTTGGTTTTACCGGGATTATAGATATATGGTCTACTCCATTAAGTAAAATTAGTTTAGGAATTTAGACACTTTTGTAATCATTTCTCATTTGCTGAAATTTTTAATCTATGGCTGTATTTTACGAGTTAAGGATGACTAACTGACTGCACGTGGATGCCATCAGGAAACATCCGACTGCTCAGTTACGTCATGCCCGAGCTAGTTCACTACGTTGCTTTAGCTCTTAGAGAATGAGCAGTGGGAAGCTCTCAATACAGCTCtcatgattaaaaaaatagaaaagtaataaaggacaggaaaaagaaagagatataattaacttttaaatttgaaaaaaatattgaagatacaCAAGAATAACACGTACTCGCGatcataattaacttttaaatttctaaatcatgatataaaagtGAGCTGACAtaatttcattgtaaccaaatagtagaccTGAAATTCTTCAGCCTAAACGCTAAGAACGTTCTTATGcgataaatgattttttgaccgaaacattttttaaaatgggaTCAACTCatctgtatataaattatttaattaacaaaaagtttaaaaaaaattgaaagaccaaaatattaattcgatcaaaaatataaatttatttttgaatacaatatttgttaaataattttcatataaatttttaagCATATGTTTTATCCTAGTTATAGATATAAACGTCCATACATTGGGTCGTAACTTGTAAGTTGACGgcgtatttttatttaattaattattaagagcttttaactctaaactcttgtGTAACAATCTCAAGAAAACATCTCCTGACTATCTCAAAATTTATAGGTTACTTGTGTTATTCATAGCTACAATACCACCTGATGTAGAAGATATGGATATCGTTGAGAGTCTAGCTCTACAAACTTTCGTGATTACATAAAGTTTCATTATGTCAGATGTTATAGAAGGCAAACTTCTAAAACAGGATATGGAAACAAGCTGGATTCGATCCATCATCGCCTATATGTAATGCGGTTTAACAAGAGGACTTGGATAGAAGTAAGAAACGAACTCGGTCTTGCACTTCGATGATGCAGCTCCAACGAGCGTCATGAGTTTGCAATATTTTACCATCATCAACCATAACGCCCCCAAGAATACTCATCAAATGTTCCAACTCTCTAGCAGTTCCTCCACAGCCAAGAACATGCAAAACGTTCACTTTGACAAGATGCATGGTACCATCGCAAGTGTAATCATCCAGACCATGGATGATTAGAGTATAGAGCTTTGGAGACTGCTTGATAAGGTAAGGCAGCAGTTTCCAGCATCGTTTGTTGTCACCCCAAAAAGATAAGCCAACCAGATTCTTGAACACCGGTAGAGATAGTCCGTGTTTAACACATCGAGAAATCACCTGAAACATCCATCACACACACATATAAGCATCAATAATGAGAATGTCTTTTTTTAATGAGTTATGTTAAGTAAAAACTTACATCAGCAGAAGCAGGAGTAAGAATCAGGGTGTGGACGTTGCTTATCCCATTAATGAGACCAGACATATCTGGCCTCTTGATTAATTTAGAATACTTAATATCCAGCCTAGCTTGGACTAGGGACTCCAAGTCCACTTGTGGGTACTCTTCCAATGCATAATCAGAGTAGTCGAGGGAGACAAGATTCGGTGCGTCAAACGACATTCCGGGCATATCTGTAATCACAGTCTCAAAGTTGTAGTAAACTGTTAGTTTCTTGATGCTCCTACTGGATATGCAAAATGGGATTCCTTCACAATTCACGTGACGTACAGACAGCTCCTCGAGTATTGGGCAACCAGGAAGAAGCACATTACACAGATCTCCATAAGTGAAAAAGATGGTGTTGATCAAGAGACTCTTGAGCGCTGGAAGAGACACACCTGGAGGAATGTTCCCAAGATCAATATGTGATCCCAGTGTCAGCTTAACCAGCGTCTTGTTCGTGAAGAGCGCACAAGACAGAAAGACTTCACAAGTAGTCCATAAATCGAGGCTCATCTCCAAAACACCACGCTCTACGGCATTACATATCCAGCCATTCACATGAGCCATTTCGCTTTCCTTGCGAAAGTGACATTTTAGAGAGAACTTCTTAATGGGAGAAGCGCATTGGAAAGCATCCACAAATTTCCTGAAGCTCTCCCGGATCAAATTCCACTTTCTTCCACACTCTTCCTCTTCCGGTGGCAGCACATGATCATAATCATTGAAATCAAGATTATGAACTAATCTACACACATGCCTCCACGTTTTAGCAAGTACAGATGTTGATGCGGCTTGTTTTGTCGGAAGTAAGGACAAGATGCTGCCTAGAACCTCTTCAGGAAGCCAGCTGAGTAAATCTCTCAAGCCAGCCTCTTCTTTAATAGTGCCTGAAACATGAAGTGCAGCTCAGAGtcgttcaaaacaaaaaaaagaggtaAAAGAAGCTAAAGCTGAAGGTAGGTTCCATAACAACCAGACGCGTACGTTAGATCCAGgatgaaaaaaatcattaacttcaagaagaagaagaagaaactgtcATTTTCAGAAAGCTTAAAGCTGAAGGTAGGTTCCATAAAGACCAGCGACACATACATAAGATCCACTTGAGCATGAAAACCCTATCTCTATATATTAACCTAGTGAAAGCTCAAAATAACAAGACTTTGAGGCGCTTGTAAGAACAGAGGTCTATGATGTGCAAAACAGAGGAAACGTATATGCAGAACCAGGGACCATGAATGATGAAGATCCATATCAATGATCTTCGGATCACAaataaaacttaagaaaaaaagaggGCATAGAAAGTAAAGCTGATATCAACCTGTTCTACCTTTGGCTAAAGAAGAACAAGACACATACATAAGATCCACTTTTGATCAAAACTCAAATATATCTATAAAATCTACTGAAAGCTCAAAAGAACAACACTTTGATCGTTTGTAAGAGAACCAGAGACCATTCTGAACATCCACatcaatgatgttccacaaaCCAATCTAAAAGAGTgtatacaaacaaacaaaaaaaccttttggtttctttatttctttttctcaacTGAATTGAAGGCCTTACCTTCTTTCTCGCCTGTGTTATCAGTCATTATGTAATTAAATGGCAGAGGGGGTCACAGATATACCCTCGGTCTTCTATGGCAGATATATCTTCCCCAGTTTCAAAGATGGAGGAAGATGAAAGATGAtagatagataaataaataaaagtttatcagaatcttttcatatttgatatttCCTAAATATTTATGGAAAACTTCTTCTGTTGACCTATAAAAGAGGGGAAAAGtgtcaatttcgaccccaataatttcagtcgtgccaaataTGATCCGAACAATTGATCAGTGCCAAATACAAcatcaactcaattataattcaaaaaaactacCAGAACTTCTTAAAATGTGCCTAAAtatacattgactctaacagaagttagtcaacAGTTAACgagataaaacgacgtcgttttgatatatGAGAAAAGTGTCAATTTCGATTCCAACACTCTCAATCGTGCCAAATAAGACCCAAACAAATGGTCAGTGCCAAAAACGACCTCAATTCAAttatagtttaagaaaaaatacccaaactttttaaaacgtgcctaaatctacat
This Brassica napus cultivar Da-Ae chromosome C6, Da-Ae, whole genome shotgun sequence DNA region includes the following protein-coding sequences:
- the LOC106452436 gene encoding F-box/LRR-repeat protein At1g06630, which produces MTDNTGEKEGTIKEEAGLRDLLSWLPEEVLGSILSLLPTKQAASTSVLAKTWRHVCRLVHNLDFNDYDHVLPPEEEECGRKWNLIRESFRKFVDAFQCASPIKKFSLKCHFRKESEMAHVNGWICNAVERGVLEMSLDLWTTCEVFLSCALFTNKTLVKLTLGSHIDLGNIPPGVSLPALKSLLINTIFFTYGDLCNVLLPGCPILEELSVRHVNCEGIPFCISSRSIKKLTVYYNFETVITDMPGMSFDAPNLVSLDYSDYALEEYPQVDLESLVQARLDIKYSKLIKRPDMSGLINGISNVHTLILTPASADVISRCVKHGLSLPVFKNLVGLSFWGDNKRCWKLLPYLIKQSPKLYTLIIHGLDDYTCDGTMHLVKVNVLHVLGCGGTARELEHLMSILGGVMVDDGKILQTHDARWSCIIEVQDRVRFLLLSKSSC